From one Lycium barbarum isolate Lr01 chromosome 6, ASM1917538v2, whole genome shotgun sequence genomic stretch:
- the LOC132645790 gene encoding non-specific lipid-transfer protein 1-like → MKVVAVIVLVALAMVQLTMARRSGGVTCGQVDATLAPCVPFLTQGGEPGAACCSGVKTLKGMAQSIDERRTACNCVKAAANRYTNLKDDAAQALPGKCGVALDIPISRTTNCDAVASQASTFTCGQVDATLAPCVPFLTQGGDPGAACCSGVKTLKGMAQSTDERRTACNCVKAAANRYANLKDDAAQALPSKCGVALDIPISRTTNCDAIS, encoded by the exons ATGAAGGTTGTTGCAGTAATAGTTCTAGTTGCGCTAGCCATGGTTCAGCTAACAATGGCTAGGCGATCAGGCGGGGTCACTTGTGGTCAAGTCGATGCAACGTTGGCACCATGCGTGCCATTCCTGACTCAGGGTGGTGAGCCTGGTGCAGCCTGTTGCAGTGGGGTGAAAACTTTGAAAGGAATGGCTCAGTCCATTGATGAGAGAAGAACTGCTTGTAACTGTGTTAAGGCTGCAGCGAATCGATACACCAACCTTAAAGATGATGCTGCTCAGGCTCTCCCTGGAAAGTGCGGTGTAGCCCTCGACATCCCTATCTCCAGGACCACCAATTGTGACGC CGTGGCCAGTCAAGCAAGCACCTTCACTTGTGGTCAAGTTGATGCTACGTTGGCACCCTGCGTGCCCTTCCTGACTCAGGGTGGCGATCCCGGTGCAGCCTGCTGCAGCGGGGTGAAGACCTTGAAAGGTATGGCTCAGTCCACTGATGAGAGGAGGACTGCTTGCAACTGTGTTAAGGCTGCAGCGAACCGATACGCCAACCTTAAAGATGACGCTGCCCAGGCTCTCCCTAGCAAGTGTGGTGTAGCCCTGGATATCCCTATCTCCAGGACCACCAATTGTGACGC AATCAGTTAA
- the LOC132644481 gene encoding uncharacterized protein LOC132644481: MSNLSKLEFVALDISGKNYLSWVLNAEIHLDSKGLGATITQDNTTSSQDKAKTMIFFRHHLDEGLKVEYLTVKDPLELWTGLKERITSQLKLCGDNITDEDMLENTLTTFHASNLHNTLLLKNHEARPIGTAPFPEANVAATRGPSERRQNNRGHNNECGRGRGKGRYNNRRDGGHHKRENNMGYQGNPSRNNCHRCGLKGHWKNECRAPEHFARLYQNSFKRKANRGGANKGGASSSNARVESHMTLKNDDEAGPSRKYDDNVEANLALKDEDFDGLDYITHLEVEDFFGDQN; this comes from the exons ATGTCGAATTTATCGAAGCTTGAGTTTGTGGCACTTGATATCTCTGGAAAGAATTACTTATCATGGGTACTCAATGCTGAAATTCACCTAGACTCCAAAGGCCTTGGTGCCACTATTACTCAGGATAATACAACATCGAGTCAGGACAAAGCGAAGACAATGATTTTCTTTCGTCATCATCTAGATGAAGGATTGAAGGTTGAATACCTGACAGTGAAAGATCCACTTGAATTGTGGACTGGTTTAAAGGAAAG AATTACTTCCCAATTAAAATTATGTGGGGATAATATAACTGACGAGGATATGTTGGAAAATACTCTTACGACTTTTCATGCCTCTAATTTG CATAATACCCTTTTATTGAAAAATCATGAAGCCCGTCCCATTGGAACTGCTCCATTCCCGGAAGCGAATGTGGCAGCAACACGTGGCCCATCTGAAAGAAGACAAAATAATCGGGGCCATAATAATGAGTGTGGGCGTGGCAGGGGAAAGGGACGATATAATAATCGTCGTGATGGTGGTCACCATAAAAGGGAGAACAATATGGGTTATCAGGGCAATCCTTCAAGGAACAACTGTCATCGTTGTGGTTTGAAAGGTCACTGGAAAAATGAATGTCGGGCGCCTGAACATTTTGCCAGGCTTTATCaaaattccttcaaaagaaaGGCAAATAGAGGTGGTGCAAATAAAGGTGGTGCCTCTTCTTCTAATGCCCGGGTGGAGTCACACATGACTTTAAAAAATGACGATGAGGCAGGGCCTTCACGAAAATATGATGATAATGTTGAAGCTAATTTGGCTTTGAAAGATGAAGATTTTGATGGGCTTGATTATATTACTCATTTGGAAGTTGAAGACTTCTTTGGAGATCAAAATTGA